The window ATACATTTTTACTCAGTTTCCACTTTTAAGTTTTTTATTAGTACTGTTAATTCCTATCGCCCCCCTGGCTCACGGTATCCCAGGATTGGTCATGTTTTTTATGCTCTATGCTTTGGTGGTACGGAATTCCCAACTGAGCCACTTTCTCCGCTTTAATACGATGCAAGCCCTATTAGTCGATCTAGGTTTGAGTATTATGTCACTCCTTTTTCAATTATTAGGCATTAGTGGTGGGCAACTATTGAGTAACACGATCGGTTCGTTGCTCATATCCACTATCTTTTCCACGTTATTTTTAGGTACAGTGGCTATAGTTGCCTATTCTTGGTTTATGATTGTACAGGGTAAATATCCTGAAGTTCCCGTAATTTCTGCCGCAGCTTACTATCATGTCAGGTACTAGGGAAACCATGCAAGCCAGTGATGTTAACTTATTGGCAGAGTGGATGGGCGGCGATTTTAGTAATCTGGATCAAGCAGTAGAAAATCCGCCTTTCTTTGCCCATATTCGGGTTGCTATCCGCCCCTTTTATCACTCTAGCTTTCCGCAGGTGGGACAGTGGTTGTATATTGAACAGGCCTACAATTATGCTCTCCATCAGCCCTATCGCACAGCAGTATTCCATCTCTATTGGCAGGGGGATCACATTGCCCTCGATAATTACAAATTGCTAGATGCCCGTAGTTTTGTTGGTGCTGCCCGCAATCCTGAAAAATTAGCATCTCTTACCTTTAGTGGGGTGGAAAAACTACCTGGTTGCAGTGTAAAAGTAATTAAGACCGATCGGGGTACTTTCTACGGCAAAATTGAGCCTGGTAAAAAATGTATTGTCGTCAGGGATGGTAAGGAATCTTACTTGGAGAATGAATTTGAAATTAGCCATAATCGCTACACCAGTTTAGATAGAGGCTATGACCCTATAACTAATCAAAGGTTGTGGGGATCGATCGTTGGTCCCTTTGAATTCGTGAAAACTATGTCCTATCCTTTAGTTATATGAACAGTACCTATATCAAAGCGCAACTGTTTTTAGTAGTAGCGATCGTGGCAGCCATTGCTTTTGTGGGTTGCATCTATGAACTCTCATCGGGTGCCCCTGATTGGGGAGCACAAATTACCTGGAGCATCCTAGTAGGTAGCCTGCCTGTTTCTATTGGTTGCTTTGTTGTGGCAGTAAAATTAGCGAAAGCCTCGATGGAGAATAATCCCTGACTATGTACGACTGGTTAATCTGTGGGGCGGGGATTACGGGAGCAGCTCTAGGGTATGAGTTGCAAAAGCTGGGATTTAGGGTGGCAATTATCGATCGGTTTCCTAATCCTGCCAATGCGACCCGTTTCAGTTATGGCGGCATTCCCTACTGGAGTGGTACTACTCCCCTATTGCAACAACTCTGTCAAGAAGCGATCGAGCGTTATCCCACTCTAGGGGAGGAGCTGGGACAGGATATAGGTTTTCGCTGGCTCAAGCTCATACTGACGGTACAGCCTGAAGAGGACCGGGAATTCCTGGAAAAGATTTACAGTATTTGCCTCCACCAGCCCCAATGGGTAACCCCAGCAGAAGCCCAGGAGCTAGAGCCTCTCCTCAATCCCCAAGCCATACAGGGTGCATTAGTATTTGACCACGCCCAGGCTGATCCCGAAAGTCTGGTCAGAGCCTACTTAGAAGCCTTCCTCAACCTAGGGGGCACTGTCATCTATGAAGAAGTCTTGCAGTTACTGGAGCAGGGGGTAAAAACTCATCGCCGTGACCTGGGCTGTGCAGGGGTAATCGTCTGTGCGGGGGGCATGAGTCGGAGATTGTTAAGGCAATCGGGGTTAGAGGTACCTATCTTTTTCACCCATGCCGACTTAATTGAGACAGAACCTAGCGAGTTATGTTTGCGCACTTTTGTCATGCCTGCCAATCTCAAACGCCTGGAGGTTGAGTTCCAAGGTGCAATGCAACGGGAAGCCTGGGCAGAAGACCAAAGCGAGATTCTCTATCCCTCCTTTGACATTGGCGGTGCTCCCCTTCTGGATGGCAGAATGCGCTTAGGGCAAATTAGCCGCCTCCATCCTAACCCCGCTTATATCCCAGAGCCAACAACAGAAGGAGAAATCCGCTCGGGTATCCGTCATTTCTTGCCCTCTTTGGCAGACTTACCAGGGATTTGGCATCATTGTCTCGTAGCTTTTAGTGAAGGTAACCTTCCCCTTATCGGTCAAATCAATGACTATTGGTGGATTTTCAGTGGTTTTACCAGCCCTTTCGTATTTGTGCCCCCTCTAGCACGGCGATTTGCTAAATATCTCCACTCCCGCCAAGATGAAGTCATCCCCTACCTATTCCGTCAGTCTTAAATTGCGCAAAACATCCCAGCGATGGTCAACACTCTCCTCTAGCGCAGGACTTTGCCAGGCAGGAGCATCAGGGGCAATAGCGGGAAAGGGAATCGCTAGACACAATTGCTCATAAATCCACACAGGCAATGGGAAGAAACCATCTGGGGGATAGGATTCTGTGAGCTCGTCCACTGTCAGTTCTAGTTCTCTAGGCAGCGGTGTAGGGTAGGCAAGGGGTACAATATCTCTGCTGTCCACTGTCAGTCTATGGTTAAACTGTACCAGAGTGCGGTCGCAAGTGAGAGTAACGATCGT is drawn from Pseudanabaenaceae cyanobacterium SKYG29 and contains these coding sequences:
- a CDS encoding FAD-binding oxidoreductase — protein: MYDWLICGAGITGAALGYELQKLGFRVAIIDRFPNPANATRFSYGGIPYWSGTTPLLQQLCQEAIERYPTLGEELGQDIGFRWLKLILTVQPEEDREFLEKIYSICLHQPQWVTPAEAQELEPLLNPQAIQGALVFDHAQADPESLVRAYLEAFLNLGGTVIYEEVLQLLEQGVKTHRRDLGCAGVIVCAGGMSRRLLRQSGLEVPIFFTHADLIETEPSELCLRTFVMPANLKRLEVEFQGAMQREAWAEDQSEILYPSFDIGGAPLLDGRMRLGQISRLHPNPAYIPEPTTEGEIRSGIRHFLPSLADLPGIWHHCLVAFSEGNLPLIGQINDYWWIFSGFTSPFVFVPPLARRFAKYLHSRQDEVIPYLFRQS
- a CDS encoding chromophore lyase CpcT/CpeT is translated as MQASDVNLLAEWMGGDFSNLDQAVENPPFFAHIRVAIRPFYHSSFPQVGQWLYIEQAYNYALHQPYRTAVFHLYWQGDHIALDNYKLLDARSFVGAARNPEKLASLTFSGVEKLPGCSVKVIKTDRGTFYGKIEPGKKCIVVRDGKESYLENEFEISHNRYTSLDRGYDPITNQRLWGSIVGPFEFVKTMSYPLVI
- a CDS encoding YceD family protein encodes the protein MLREIYIPDLLRLEHQTLRVDFCEFLPDLETLVPVQGSASVYHGGSFLEVVIKAKTIVTLTCDRTLVQFNHRLTVDSRDIVPLAYPTPLPRELELTVDELTESYPPDGFFPLPVWIYEQLCLAIPFPAIAPDAPAWQSPALEESVDHRWDVLRNLRLTE